A stretch of DNA from Nonlabens ponticola:
AATGGAAACTTGGACGTTGAGAGGCGCGGTCCTCAATTTTAAACCTAAACTTGAAAATCCAAGGAAACATGAAACAGACCATCAACTAAAAAGCCTACTTGTTATCACCTTTATAGCCAAAACGCCTTAATTGTTTCTCATCACTACGCCAGTTCTTATTCACTTTTACATACAACTCAAGATGGACTTGCTTGCCGAAGAATTTCTCAAGATCCTTCCTTGCCTCAACGCCTACGCGTTTTACCGCTGTCCCTTTATGACCTATAATGATTCCTTTTTGAGTCTCGCGCTCCACCATAATAACTGATCGTATGCGGATGATATTCTCGTCCTCAAAAAACTCCTCAGTATCAATTTCTACTGAATACGGAATTTCTTTCTTGTAATGAATCAGGATTTTCTCGCGTATGCTCTCATTGACAAAAAAGCGTTCTGGCTTGTCAGTAAGAGCATCCTTGGGATAATAAGCCGGAGAAACTGGTAGTAATTCTATAATGCGGTTAAGCAATTGCGGTACACCAAAGTTTTCAAGTGCACTTATGGCAAAAATCTCAGCATTAGGCAAACGCTCTTTCCAATGGGACAAAGCTTCTGATAATTGGTTCTCGTCGCCTTTGTCAATTTTGTTGATGAGTACAATAACCGGAACTTCCGCAAAGGTTAATCGCTTTTCAAAGTCTTCATTTTTGAGCTCTTTCTCACCTAGCTCTACCATATACAAGATGCAGTCTGCATCTTCAAAAGCATTCTTGACAAAATCCATCATGCTCTCTTGCAGCTTGTAAGCTGGTTTCATAATACCAGGTGTATCGCTCAATACCATCTGGAAGTCATCACCATTTACAATACCTAGAATCCTATGTCTAGTAGTTTGAGCCTTACTAGTAATGATAGACAAACGCTCACCTACCAGAGCATTCATGAGCGTGCTCTTACCTACATTAGGGTTTCCTACAATATTTACAAATCCTGCCTTGTGTTCCATACTGTAAAGTTAGTCCAATTAAAAATCAATGACGCCAGCGTTATCACCAAGCGGTAAAATATTGTTAAGCGCATAGTATCATGGATTCAAAAAATTATTTTTGAAAGATATGATGTTGACAATTTTACAATTAGCCCAAGCGGCTCAAGATAAATCCAAAGAAAATTCAGGCGGATCTGGATCAGGCGGTTCAGAGTCTGGTGGTAGTGCAGCCGATAAAGCTGCCAATGGTGCCGAGAAAGGTAAAGATGCCGTTGAGCTTATTCTAGGACAGCTAGAATCGTGGTACACCAGTTTTATAGAAAACCTACCCAACCTTGCCGTAGCGATCGTATTTCTAGTAGTAGCATTTTTTGTTTCTAGATGGGTCAATACAGGTGTTCAAAAATTACTTAACCATCGAGTACCACAAAAAAGCATCAAGAGAATCGCAGGTAAGTTTGCAGCGGTCATCGTTGTGCTTGCAGGTATTTTTATAGCGTTGAGTGTCATGAACCTAGACGATCTAGTAAGCGGTATCATCGCCGGTGCTGGTATATCTGGTCTAGTGGTAGGTCTTGCCTTGCAAGGCACATTATCTAACACCGTTAGTGGTGTAGTGTTATCCTTCCGTAAGCAAGTGCGCATAGGCGATTGGGTAACCACAAATGGTTATGAAGGCGAGATCGTGGATATAAAATTGAGCACCACCGTAGTAAAAGAGCCTGACAATAATCTAGTCATCATTCCCAACAAGATGGTATTAGAAAACCCTATGAAGAACGCATCATTGACTGATAAAATGCGTATCATCATTG
This window harbors:
- a CDS encoding mechanosensitive ion channel family protein; the protein is MMLTILQLAQAAQDKSKENSGGSGSGGSESGGSAADKAANGAEKGKDAVELILGQLESWYTSFIENLPNLAVAIVFLVVAFFVSRWVNTGVQKLLNHRVPQKSIKRIAGKFAAVIVVLAGIFIALSVMNLDDLVSGIIAGAGISGLVVGLALQGTLSNTVSGVVLSFRKQVRIGDWVTTNGYEGEIVDIKLSTTVVKEPDNNLVIIPNKMVLENPMKNASLTDKMRIIIECGVGYETDLQHAKDVACKAISDAFEDVEKPEDVEFYYREFGDSSINFMLRFWYNAERGIERLTSTSKAIMAIKKAYDNEDINIPFPIRTLQFDNELTMNQPSKSKKKGNDKTQSSAEEE
- the era gene encoding GTPase Era, translated to MEHKAGFVNIVGNPNVGKSTLMNALVGERLSIITSKAQTTRHRILGIVNGDDFQMVLSDTPGIMKPAYKLQESMMDFVKNAFEDADCILYMVELGEKELKNEDFEKRLTFAEVPVIVLINKIDKGDENQLSEALSHWKERLPNAEIFAISALENFGVPQLLNRIIELLPVSPAYYPKDALTDKPERFFVNESIREKILIHYKKEIPYSVEIDTEEFFEDENIIRIRSVIMVERETQKGIIIGHKGTAVKRVGVEARKDLEKFFGKQVHLELYVKVNKNWRSDEKQLRRFGYKGDNK